A genomic window from Bdellovibrio sp. SKB1291214 includes:
- a CDS encoding transposase yields the protein MARKKILYTNEHPYHVMARSNNKDWFYLPISTCWDIFSHTLKDTTYKYGLGVYAFVLMNNHYHLICQCSDNANLGEAMNYFQKTTSKIINSRAQRINHVFGGPYKGSLIRDPQQFSLIYKYVIRNPITAGICSKAEEYPYSTFTAKSIALLKENEWFAEMPENRFDWLNMSFEAERYLAINRALKRTEFKIAERLRRT from the coding sequence ATGGCGAGAAAGAAAATACTCTATACGAACGAACACCCCTATCACGTGATGGCTAGATCAAATAATAAGGATTGGTTTTATCTTCCCATCTCGACCTGTTGGGATATTTTTAGTCATACTCTTAAAGACACCACTTATAAATATGGCCTTGGTGTTTATGCATTCGTTTTGATGAACAATCACTATCACCTGATTTGCCAATGCTCTGATAATGCGAATTTGGGCGAGGCGATGAACTACTTTCAAAAGACGACCAGCAAAATAATCAACTCTCGGGCGCAAAGAATTAATCATGTTTTCGGCGGTCCTTACAAAGGCTCACTCATTCGAGATCCCCAGCAATTCTCTTTGATTTATAAATATGTGATCAGAAATCCAATTACGGCTGGCATCTGCAGTAAGGCGGAGGAATATCCTTACTCCACCTTCACAGCTAAAAGCATCGCTCTCCTAAAGGAGAACGAATGGTTCGCGGAGATGCCAGAGAATCGATTCGACTGGTTGAATATGAGCTTCGAAGCCGAAAGATATCTTGCGATCAATAGAGCCCTTAAAAGAACAGAATTCAAAATTGCAGAACGATTGAGAAGGACGTAG
- a CDS encoding alpha/beta fold hydrolase, whose translation MRKVFLLSLLVLSACASQPPKTEEASQPVPSKGFDAELTKFDYPFPVSFYSFRAQNQDLKMAYMDVAPDKGSDKVIVLLHGKNFSGYYFEDMAKILVGKGYRVIMIDQIGFGKSTKPALFQYSLHGLASYAKMLLDNLKITKFQLVGHSMGGMLAARYALMYPENVTKLFMIDPLGLEDWKTLTTYKSVDQLYDQELSNNIDKVKKYQLEYYYDGKWKPEYDKYLVPAQGWFEGPDSQRLAFTSALTSEAIFTQPVYYEFKNLKMPTVLVIGTKDKTAIGKAWAPEENKMKMGNYPKMAKDVISKIKKGKLIQLEGMGHTPFIENPEKFWKALTPHL comes from the coding sequence ATGAGAAAAGTATTTCTGCTTTCGCTACTTGTTTTATCTGCGTGTGCTTCTCAACCACCTAAGACTGAAGAGGCTTCGCAACCGGTTCCCTCGAAAGGATTCGATGCAGAGCTGACCAAGTTCGATTATCCATTTCCGGTTTCATTCTATTCATTCCGTGCGCAAAACCAAGATTTGAAAATGGCTTACATGGATGTGGCGCCTGATAAGGGTTCTGACAAAGTGATCGTGCTTTTGCACGGTAAAAACTTTTCGGGTTACTATTTCGAAGACATGGCCAAGATTCTTGTTGGAAAAGGTTATCGCGTGATCATGATTGATCAAATTGGTTTCGGTAAATCGACGAAGCCCGCCCTCTTTCAATACTCACTTCACGGGTTGGCGTCCTACGCAAAAATGCTCTTGGATAATTTGAAAATCACTAAGTTCCAATTGGTGGGGCACTCAATGGGAGGCATGCTGGCCGCTCGATACGCATTGATGTATCCTGAAAACGTCACAAAGCTTTTCATGATTGATCCGTTGGGCCTTGAGGATTGGAAAACTTTGACGACTTATAAAAGCGTTGATCAGCTTTACGATCAGGAGCTTTCAAACAATATAGATAAAGTTAAAAAGTATCAGCTTGAGTACTATTACGACGGCAAATGGAAACCAGAATACGACAAGTACTTGGTGCCTGCCCAAGGTTGGTTCGAAGGCCCAGACAGTCAGCGTTTAGCCTTCACATCGGCTCTGACATCCGAGGCGATCTTTACTCAGCCTGTGTACTATGAATTCAAGAATCTAAAAATGCCAACGGTGCTTGTGATCGGAACCAAAGACAAAACAGCTATTGGTAAGGCCTGGGCCCCTGAAGAGAACAAAATGAAAATGGGCAACTACCCTAAGATGGCCAAAGACGTCATCAGCAAAATCAAAAAAGGAAAGCTGATTCAACTCGAAGGAATGGGTCACACCCCGTTCATCGAAAACCCAGAAAAATTCTGGAAAGCCCTCACTCCACACCTCTAA
- a CDS encoding murein hydrolase activator EnvC family protein: MFNFSAAQAATPDATPAEQVQALTKDLEVAKQKVARAEVKQRQVLSGLYEINKKIKKTVTERGSLAQQRELLEVNIKNLTDKVDELEGKAKAQRAQLAERLKAIYKLGGQPLARFILNADSSVSLDRNLKILGIVAQRDLELIKGYRHDVQDLQYKRKALAQRLENMKAVEQGITLQEKKLIAEQNLKNKLLNGIRKSKMFAENKINDLKQKSADYNVEDAGVFDTLFKASFLDSKGELPRPLAGVVTQKFGLMKGKDHPYTLTSKGIFISAAKGSPVKTVFDGKVAYVGELPGFGNTVIVDHGDHYYSVYSHASEIKVIAGDEVTQSQVVAMAGDASADNPAGLYFEIRHFSEPYDPQQWMKGL, translated from the coding sequence ATGTTTAATTTTTCTGCGGCACAGGCGGCAACTCCTGATGCAACACCTGCAGAACAAGTCCAAGCATTGACCAAAGACCTTGAGGTTGCGAAACAAAAAGTAGCGCGCGCTGAAGTAAAGCAGCGCCAAGTTCTTTCGGGGCTGTACGAAATTAACAAAAAAATTAAGAAAACAGTCACTGAGCGGGGCTCTTTAGCCCAACAACGAGAATTGCTTGAAGTGAATATTAAAAATCTGACTGACAAAGTGGATGAGCTTGAAGGGAAAGCGAAAGCTCAGCGTGCACAATTGGCAGAACGTTTAAAAGCTATCTATAAATTGGGTGGTCAACCTCTGGCAAGGTTCATACTGAATGCCGACAGTTCTGTCTCCTTGGACCGAAATTTAAAGATTTTAGGTATCGTTGCTCAACGTGATTTGGAGTTGATTAAAGGGTACAGGCACGACGTCCAGGACCTTCAATATAAAAGAAAAGCCTTGGCTCAACGCTTGGAAAATATGAAAGCGGTCGAGCAAGGTATCACGCTTCAAGAAAAGAAACTTATAGCGGAACAAAACCTTAAGAATAAACTTTTGAATGGCATTCGCAAAAGCAAGATGTTTGCCGAAAATAAAATCAATGATTTGAAACAAAAGTCAGCTGATTACAACGTGGAAGACGCCGGTGTGTTTGATACCCTTTTCAAAGCGTCTTTTTTGGATTCAAAAGGTGAGCTTCCAAGACCTCTTGCTGGAGTCGTAACGCAAAAATTTGGACTTATGAAAGGTAAGGATCACCCTTACACTCTTACCAGCAAGGGCATTTTTATTTCTGCAGCAAAGGGAAGTCCTGTAAAAACAGTTTTCGACGGAAAAGTCGCTTATGTTGGTGAACTTCCTGGATTCGGTAATACAGTTATTGTCGATCACGGTGATCACTATTACTCTGTCTATTCCCACGCGAGTGAAATTAAAGTAATTGCCGGAGATGAAGTAACTCAATCTCAGGTTGTTGCGATGGCTGGGGATGCTTCCGCAGATAATCCTGCCGGCTTGTATTTTGAAATTAGACATTTTTCTGAACCATACGACCCGCAACAGTGGATGAAAGGACTCTAA
- a CDS encoding S41 family peptidase translates to MQSIKRYWKTYILGGILLLVLFVMAETGFQVRAFAQERYSELQNFSKVLNLIQQYYVEEADTKKLVYGAIKGMLRELDPHTNFMPPEIFKDFETETSGEFGGLGIEISNQNGILTIISPIEDAPAWVAGIKAGDKVIAIDGNSTKGMSLVEASQFMRGKKGTKIVLRVVRENEEKPRDIAITRGVVKIKSVKYTDMGDGFAYIRITSFIENTGKDLETAIANHMKANKGQINGLLMDLRRNPGGLLDQAVKVSDMFLKEGVIVSTIGRNKAEKEVAMATKKGKYQNVPVVILVNEYTASASEIVSGALQDNKRALIVGQRTFGKGSVQSVIKLGDGSGLKLTVARYYTPSGVSIQAEGIHPDVEIEDIDPEVFAKSMSKQTQSTREGDIAGHLKGDKEKAAEKLDVKKGAEEGALAWWKDVGSKKDEKLSPRDNILKKDYQAYQAFSYLKAWNTMKGLTR, encoded by the coding sequence ATGCAATCTATCAAACGCTACTGGAAAACGTACATTCTCGGGGGCATTTTGCTTCTGGTCCTTTTCGTCATGGCTGAAACGGGTTTCCAAGTCCGTGCATTCGCTCAAGAACGCTATTCAGAACTTCAAAACTTCAGTAAAGTTTTGAACCTGATTCAGCAATACTATGTTGAAGAGGCGGACACTAAAAAATTAGTTTACGGTGCGATCAAAGGGATGTTGCGTGAACTCGATCCTCACACGAATTTCATGCCACCAGAAATCTTCAAAGATTTTGAAACTGAAACAAGTGGTGAGTTCGGCGGTCTTGGTATCGAGATCTCAAATCAGAATGGTATTCTGACAATCATTTCCCCGATCGAAGATGCTCCAGCTTGGGTAGCGGGTATCAAAGCCGGTGATAAAGTTATCGCGATCGATGGTAACAGCACTAAGGGTATGAGTTTGGTTGAAGCTTCACAATTCATGCGCGGTAAAAAAGGCACTAAAATCGTTTTGCGTGTTGTTCGTGAGAACGAAGAAAAGCCTCGTGATATTGCAATCACTCGTGGTGTTGTAAAAATCAAATCAGTTAAATACACAGATATGGGCGATGGTTTTGCGTACATCCGTATCACAAGCTTTATCGAAAACACGGGTAAAGATCTTGAAACTGCAATTGCGAATCACATGAAAGCTAATAAAGGCCAAATCAATGGTTTGCTAATGGATTTGCGCAGAAATCCAGGTGGTTTATTGGATCAAGCGGTGAAAGTCAGCGACATGTTCCTGAAAGAGGGCGTGATTGTAAGTACAATTGGTCGCAACAAAGCTGAAAAAGAAGTGGCGATGGCTACTAAAAAAGGCAAATATCAAAATGTTCCCGTTGTGATCTTGGTGAATGAATATACTGCCAGCGCCAGCGAGATCGTCTCCGGTGCTCTTCAAGATAACAAGCGCGCCTTGATCGTAGGTCAACGTACGTTCGGTAAAGGTTCGGTTCAATCCGTTATCAAACTAGGCGATGGCTCTGGTTTGAAACTGACCGTCGCTCGCTACTACACTCCAAGTGGTGTTTCCATCCAAGCGGAAGGTATTCACCCTGACGTTGAAATTGAAGACATCGATCCAGAGGTTTTTGCGAAGTCCATGTCTAAGCAAACCCAGTCCACTCGTGAAGGCGATATCGCTGGTCACTTGAAGGGCGATAAAGAAAAAGCGGCCGAAAAGCTTGATGTCAAAAAGGGAGCTGAAGAGGGCGCACTTGCTTGGTGGAAAGACGTGGGGTCGAAAAAAGACGAAAAGCTATCGCCTCGCGACAATATCTTGAAGAAAGATTACCAAGCATATCAAGCATTTAGCTATCTTAAGGCGTGGAACACCATGAAGGGTTTGACGCGCTAG
- a CDS encoding cell division protein FtsX, whose protein sequence is MPPQKNFALKFSTLIVVTACFVVMATSLLISKNFRNILTHWGEDVQLTVYLSSDISAQGRDELEKFFKGHKDIGTFNLITQDKALNDFRAQLASYAPDISQDEELLKMIPSSYQVKLKTDIATDAQSQVLQSIAADLKGRSGIDDVSFGQDWVEKYGAFVSAINLALNLVGLIVLCASLFVMSNAIRASVQVHRDEIVVMEMIGATAAMIRKPFLKEGAFLGFAASTLAIGISFGMYVVGKSIVNTRLSFLRLNEQMSFISPWTVAAIVIGGTLLGALGSYLCVRRINDGYAAAQRV, encoded by the coding sequence ATGCCTCCACAAAAGAACTTTGCTCTAAAATTTTCAACTTTGATTGTAGTGACTGCGTGTTTCGTCGTGATGGCAACATCGTTACTTATCTCAAAAAACTTTAGAAACATACTGACCCATTGGGGCGAAGACGTTCAACTGACAGTTTATCTGTCGTCAGATATTTCTGCCCAAGGCCGTGATGAGCTTGAAAAGTTCTTTAAAGGTCATAAAGATATCGGAACTTTTAATCTGATTACTCAGGATAAAGCCTTGAATGATTTCAGAGCTCAGTTGGCAAGCTATGCTCCGGATATCAGTCAGGACGAAGAGCTTTTAAAAATGATTCCATCCAGTTATCAGGTAAAACTTAAAACGGATATTGCCACGGATGCTCAAAGCCAAGTTTTGCAATCCATTGCAGCTGATCTGAAAGGTCGCTCGGGAATTGACGATGTTAGTTTCGGTCAAGACTGGGTGGAAAAGTATGGAGCGTTTGTTTCGGCAATCAACCTGGCTTTAAATCTTGTGGGATTGATCGTGCTTTGTGCATCCTTGTTTGTGATGTCCAACGCGATTCGTGCCTCTGTGCAAGTTCATCGCGATGAAATAGTCGTGATGGAAATGATCGGAGCCACGGCCGCGATGATCAGAAAACCTTTTCTTAAGGAAGGGGCTTTTTTGGGTTTCGCGGCGTCGACATTAGCCATCGGCATTTCTTTTGGAATGTATGTTGTGGGTAAAAGTATCGTCAATACTCGTCTGAGCTTTTTAAGACTTAATGAACAAATGAGTTTTATCTCTCCATGGACTGTCGCCGCTATCGTTATTGGTGGCACTTTATTGGGGGCGTTGGGTTCTTACCTGTGTGTTCGCCGAATCAACGATGGCTATGCAGCTGCGCAAAGGGTTTAG